The genomic interval ATGCAATTACAGACTTAAAATATCCTAATTTGCACTTTTTAACTCTAGTTTatgattatttataaacaatgtACAACTCTcttaattcaaaattgattttcttttttttaatcttcCATTCCCTTTCCTTCAAAATCCTAGACCAAACACATCCTTAATGTTCAAATAGGCAAATTCTAAGGTGAACCACTTTAAACTAGTGTTTAAACATCACCCGAAACTCTAGCAACAATCGACAGTATAAGTTAACAACTCTCCTCGTATTTACAGCTGAGACAATCACCTAATTGGTATCAGTTCAACCATTAACTTATAGTTTCGAGGAGTGTCATCAATCGTAGATGGTCCGTCGTAGCATCTGTCtaacatgattttaaattgcGGTTGCAATGGCAAGCTGGAACCTTTATATTGCAATACATATGCTGAAACTTCAAAATCCGCAATATTGCTACTACAATTAAAGTTGCAGACCACAATTTAAAACCCATGCCGATGCCGACTGGTTTAGATGCAATTCCAGAATTAAAACCTTACTCAACTACATATTCAGTTgtaaaaacttcaaaaattgaaagaaaaaaaggacaACAACAAAGACCCAGTAGTGGAAACAAGGACGAAAACAAAAAACGAAGTGAACCCATTAACCAAAATGGAAACTTTATAACGAACAAGAAGATAGATACAAAAGGGGTATTTTGGGTAAAACTCACTTGGCAGAATTAGCGGTTTCTTCTTCGAGCCAGTGACGAATGTGTTTGACGTTTTGTTTGAATGTTGATGCTGATTTTCTAACGTCGCTTCTTAGAAGAAGCACGACGGCGCTTACACCGGCAACTGTGAGAACGAAATTCGTCAAACCCATTGGTGCTCGATTCAGCTCTCGATATGGGTACGTTGTGGGAAGAAGATGATCACATAGACAAGCCCAAACCCATTGGGCTAATATAAAAGGCTAAAATacggagttttttttttaatattaatatcatactttttaaatttttatatcaaattgtctgaaaataaaataccaaattgctttatttttttttataagtcagGAAGTCGTTCTCTAACCTTGCCGCTCGGTGaagaaattgtttttttaagtttaatacgAGGTTGCATACTGAGAATGCGACTATGTAGtgatgtaaatatttttatttattattttaataattcagttatttattatataataaattaaaatatttaaaaaattaaaatattattagtaaaataaaataaaatatattaaatttaagaaaaaaatataattaattaaacgtgtcaaaataaataacgtattatattatttcaacaactctgtcgtattttataaataaatttatattaatataataattatatcttattttacaGATAAAGTAGCCgctcaattctattttattaactaCTCTCTCCTTTTGTTTTGgatctaataattaaaaattaataaaaataaaaataattaaaaataataaattatataaataacataaaacaaaatatattaaatagaaaaaaaataaatacataaaaaaatacatcaattttaaaagattaaactCATACGAGTTTTTGGTTTTCATCTCTCAGTTATAGTCTCGTACATGCAACTTATGAGTGTAATctttaaaatttgatgtattttttttttcttttcaatttgatgtttttttcttctattttcatgttattaatataatttactatttttaattataattatttttatttattatacaaaaaaaaaagaggaagtggttaataaaatagaattaaaaataaaatagaattatttttatctattttgagtttttaaatattttaatttattatataataaataactcAGTTATTAAAagggtaaaaaaaaaacatttacatCACTACATGGTTGCGACCTTCTGGACTTAAAAAACAATTTCTTCACCAAATTGCAAGGCTAGGGAGTGACTTCCTGaagagttaaataaaaaataaaaaaaaggataatttagtattttatttttaatgtaggacaattttgtataaaatttttaaaagtaggatattaatataaaaaatctccAAAACACCcaaattttcttatatattgatattaaataagtttatgttatttgaaaattgatataaataCAATACTATATTATAGTTATGGGTGTATAAAATATccatttaattaaatgataaattgGATTTTATTgcatcaataaaaaatcaaatcactgaaataatttatgaattgaTCACATACTTAaaataatctaattaattaaatttaattttatatttttttaatctcaattaagattttttctcaaagaaattttttaaaatttctctttctcgaaaaaaaaaggtattgattttttttagaaaaatataagaaatattttaaatcattttgttCTTCgaaaatttttgagaaaaaaattgaaaatatttttgaattttttttaaacataatagttacttttttttttgaaaatgttttgacatctatttttctcaaaaaaattgagatttttttttgaaagaatttcaaaattcttttttcaaaaaagctattcaaaatttattttaattaaaaaattattcaaaatattaaattaatttatatttataaaccgATTTAGAACTACACTAAACTTTATTCGAATATagtttttattagtttttaaaaattgaactaTATCATTAATGTAATCTAATTCAGTTCAATTTTTACATCAGAACTAACTACTTCAATATACTCAATATCCAATGGAAttacattttgttttttataacacatcaaaatattgtatttatgatttattttatttttcattaacattactcttaaatttacttattttatgtattttaaaatactatattTCATACTCATATTAGGTAGGTAGTCTACACTACCCGTGTTGTGTATGTTTAGTTTTGTCACGACACACATGGGTGAAATATGAAAATGTTTGCAAAATAAATTCAGcaacataaaatatattgagAGTAAAAGCTATTCATGCTAAAATTGTAaaactatataataaatttaatttatatacattatcaatataaatagtttttatattgttaatcaATTACAACAGTTAAATTAGTAGAGATGTTTATATTTCTTATGaataattgtgattgatttatagtataaattttttatattgacatcacatatcaattaaactcttttattatattgacaattaataataatttatttcattaacaaataattaaataattgtcaTTGATTTGATTTAAAAGTGACACAACATGATACAAGAGATTAAATGACATAAGTGAGTGATAGTATGTTGTTGCTTCACAATGttgtttatcttttttaatctcaaatatattttcagaaatcttaaaattgaaatttcaaaaagttaattttaaaattttcaaaacatattttatataattgaatgtttaaaattaaagtttttgaaaatattataacttttgATAAATGAAATAGATatcattttgatatattttcttttcaattttagtaTTTCAAATGCAAATGCAatgttaaatgattttttttaccatataatttatattatatgagTCACTTAAGttattattctttaattattaatattaattagttagatcattacttttttttttccatttaaaagtttttgaattaatgtaaaattatcaaatacaataattattttaagacgAATGAATTGCAGTTATATGATGATTTTCTTTATCAATTTATACAttacattttatataatattgatgTTTATATAATATTGATCTTTATCAACAATTTTCTTCTTTCAACATCAACATAAATTGGTTAACTTaatatttatacaaatttaCATTTTCCAATTCATTAGCACTCAAAGTagaagttattatatttttggcttTTGCATTATAGCCAACTCTTTTCTTAGAACCAATCAGATCTTGATTTCTTGATTAATGATCCATGCAAATCTAGGCAaccattttctactgcatctAATATATCAAGACCACTTAACATTCTTTCTTTCCAATATATATAAGCAGACCCATTAAAGCCAGGGTCTAGGTAAAGAGGCATCTTGTCGACTACTTTTTCTATTCTCTTCTGTAAATTCATTTCCAAAAAACTGTAATCATCTTTACTTTGTTTGTTATTGTCTTCTataaattcactcctaaaaggttgaaaaatattattaaaaaaaacatcatatttaattaataatatttttttaacaaagagaaatttttttttgcaaacaCGATAAACACCGtgttttaaaagtatatttctGAATACgtctctttttatttaaaaacatacaAATGTTCAACTCTTCTTTTAAAcattgaataatataataataaatcaaattttttatttttattttttaaatatttttcatataaaatttaaatactttttaatatgtttataatatgattaatatttgatccttattttagaaatatgcgatgtttttatattatttagctccatatatataacaataaatttaatgaaaattattgaTATGAAATTTCACATAGAAAGAAAAGATTTTTCATATACATTATAGCACATATAATCTGCAAatgcaaacaaaaaataaaaatttaatttaattaaatttatacttGAAACTGGAACTGTAAAgatgaagagaaaaaataaatagttttaatttgGTTTATAATCAATCAATAGCTTAATTTCATATGTTACGTTGCAAAAGGatatataactaatttattCATGTGTTACATGAGCATAGATAATTCATATGTATTACATGAAGATAGATAATTCATATGCGTTACATGAGGATATATAACTAATAATCGATCTTTATGTGTTATATGAGGATAAACAACCAATAactaatttaaatatgttacaTGAAGGATTGATATTAGATAATCACAATCACTCATCTGTGATATGAAGATGTagatgattaaaaaaatgacttATAACCTAGATATTCATGTGCTACATGAAACTAGGGGTGTACGGGACCTAACCCGTCCCATGAACACGTCCTAGCCCATAAGCAATGAGTTGGATCTGACCAGATCTCAATATTAgaccaaaaaaataaagatgGAGTTTGGGTCACCCATCGAGTTACTCCTCTAGTCTCAAATTACTTTAAAGataattaatgattattttatgttattaatactCTTGAGTGGATTGGTAAGTGGTAACCGTAGTTGACTTGCTATGAgttactttatatttaattttattgggGGCATAGGGTGGCCATGACCACTCCAAATctccaatatttttttaaaaaaatactgctatttttattttttttgtttgaataatgttattgaaacataatttgacacaaaatgagTCACAAATACAAAACGTGATTCTCTTTATTTTACATAGTACTATGTTTGTGTCATATTTTGTGTTAAGTTTTGTGTtccaataacattttttttataagatacatttgatttataatttgatcaacaaaaattgatctatTTGATCCATAACATGAATAAAATACATCCATTTTTGTTgatcaaattatatttcaaatgtctattatataaaaaaaaggagggaattatttataaaaaaaattacaaaaacaactactgtaattataaaataaactaaaattttcaacTTAAATTCCAACTATCTTAGTTGTGAATTTTATCTAGAGATATAGTTGTAAATTTTATACAAAGATATAAAAGTCAAACCAAATGATCGTATGATACCAAAAACTTaaccaaaactaattaaattagattgataTTTGTGTATGAGTTTGAGTTCAAGttaaactaaattaataaattcgACCTTTATGGATTTGAGATATAATTccatgtaattttaaaatagattgcATATTACTCAAACCaaactgttattttttattaacactATGTCAATATTGAtatcttaaatattattttgtgtttaaatgtattttaataattttatatatatatatatatatatatatatatatatatatatattatttttgtccttGTAGTTAAGAAAGTtgtattaatagtgtaaaaatttggatttaatttgtttaaatcAACAATGTAAAGATATGTTATATTGTCAACTAATCACAACCGTCAGATTAATAAAACAgtttgacttttattataattacttttaaaatcaaacttatGGATGGTTGTGATGTGTTgacaaaacataacaattaaactataaaattttagtttttgaaaaagaaaaaaagatttttagaaactaatttttaattattaaaattgtcaatcaaaatttgatttgttaGCTCTATCTTATAAGCGTTAAGAGTTTGATTGtcaatatattttacaaatttataacttaaaatttttatacAATACTAtatccattaaaattttaaaaatttaaccaCCCAAACATTTTTGTTCCCTAAAGTATATCGACAAGGTACATAGAAGCTTAAGATGCAATCTCATTCAATAAAGACATTAAGTCAACACATAATGCTGAAAATAATATACCTAAATATTTTAAGAAgattttatttacttaaatatatttaagatttatagtaaaatatcagtcgaatatataatttatatgtttatttagAATATGTTTATGATATGTTCCTTATTTTAGAATatgttatgtttttatattacaaattaaatatatatatatatatatatatatatatatatataataaaatatataatatgaaattttgtaaaaaaagttcttataaaatatatcacatttaATTCTAGCAATTGCAAATATTACCACCAATCAAACCTATCTTTTAATATGATCACCCCAAGCAATATTGTATTAATGACTGATGCATTTATAAAAGACATAAATCGTCTTGAAATCCCATTTAAAGATTTTGTTGAAATCATGGCTGGAAAGTATCGTCCGGACCTATTAGTAGGCAACATTTCAAAATGTGTCTTAggcatttttttttcaatttactatgcatatatattttttcttcaaaatctgtGTTTTAtgtttcctattttaaaatttgaaatgttgTTAACAAATCTTGCAAACATCGTAGGGGTGTGGTGCATGAGATTGTTTACACACAAAAAGCTCCTACCTCAAAGAAGGGTACATGCTTCTCTCAACATCAGAGACCTTATGtaaatgttgtttttgaaattcgaaaatttttgaaaacaatttatgccaccgaaaatattactgggttgagtcgcggactaggtcgctccctttaagacgtttcgaggcactgtccaaaattgtgcaaggcagactattaaccacgaagtccccaggataaaacagctcagatactctgtatcggagttctactgcactgtagaaaatcgttctagaattacaccctcaatatggcagtcttacgaatgacactcgtaatatggcacaAAGACCACTCAAAAGAGATGAATCAGTAAGGagggggagaagagagaaaaacctTAGATACAAagagcttttggtgtgattttccaactggggataaccctctatttatagaggaaattcGCAATTGGATCTGAGAAATCCATGGATCACCAGAACGCGCGCTCCAAGCCCCCAAAACGTGCGCCCCAAACTCAGGAATTTGACTCTGACTTTTGACCGGACAACAAGGAAACGTGAGaccaaagattagggttttgaccgaGCAAGTCAGACGCACGAATTCAGGGAGGAAGACTGGATCAGATATGACTAGGTGGATCAATATGACGGCGCgcgtgtgtggtggtcaatattgcttgcgttctccctccttcacaaaattaggGTGCCCATTGGGGCCCATCCCAAGTtcattacctccaccttatatacctactagtgtgtggtatccctccaatgtgggacttttcaattttttcaattcacaacaacaatagctctcataaatgccatcattatttccaatgaacttttcattaaaggcatcatcatttccaacattAAATAACATTTTCATGAATTTACAATACTAATGAATTAAAAGGaacttttttaacattaattttattttaagtctCCATAAAATTTTATGGTATGAATTGAAATATTTCCATCATGTAAGTGCCACACATGTTGTTTTTGTTATGAATATGAAAGATGTATGCATTTGTCAGAGAAATCCATTCAACCATCTAGTCTTTAATTTCTATGACATAAAGATTGGACACCaactaaatattatattttatccaGATGCGAAACCAACTTTTATAGTGGATGATTTCAATATCATATATAACGGCAAAAAGCTTGACATGAAACGATGTATTCACACCCAAGTAATTTGAGAAGCGATATATCAAAAGTAAGTATAAGAGTTATTGTATCTACTTGTGCGGTATCTAGCCCTTCAAAAAGTTATAGTTCTAAGTGAAGTAATATAAGAGTTTTGTtcattaattcaattaaataaataaaaacaacaaaagtaATGTAAACTTATATATAAGTGAAATTACATTGTTGGagttatattttatcaatcacTTTCTCATGTATCCTATAGATCAGTTACATATATCCGTGTTAATATCAACATCATCACTGTCGTTATTCAAGCGTTATTAATTCCTTAATAACGATGAGAGATCAACCGTCTTGCTTAAACGACGATTCCTTAACCTATTAACCAAGACGTCACATTAACACAGTTCGAGACTATTATACCTAAATCTATTCCCAGAGTTTAGATTCAATAGATAAACATTAAGAACAAGCACTAAGAACAATGATAAACATTGATATTCATGAGTAATTAgaatatatataactataaaTCAAAAGAGATACA from Cicer arietinum cultivar CDC Frontier isolate Library 1 chromosome 5, Cicar.CDCFrontier_v2.0, whole genome shotgun sequence carries:
- the LOC101515436 gene encoding uncharacterized protein, translating into MGLTNFVLTVAGVSAVVLLLRSDVRKSASTFKQNVKHIRHWLEEETANSAKEVKKSIPKEVESKVPPKDKD